One Ovis aries strain OAR_USU_Benz2616 breed Rambouillet chromosome 4, ARS-UI_Ramb_v3.0, whole genome shotgun sequence DNA window includes the following coding sequences:
- the GIMAP1 gene encoding GTPase IMAP family member 1 isoform X1, whose amino-acid sequence MGLNTVTCRKQVIMGGRKMPRDEENAYGFQESRSALQERRLRLLLAGRSGTGKSATGNTILQRKHFLSRLAATAVTSACATGSCRWASWDVEVLDTPDLFSPEVAQADPGFEERGRCYLLSAPGPHAVLLVTQLGRFTAQDLRAWRGVKALFGAGIAARTIVVFTRREDLEGGSLQQYVRDTDNRALRELVAECGGRCCAFDNQAADGEREAQVRELMRLVEELVRDHGGAPYTNDVYRLAQTLGGLSPEERLRRVAERLTARAPSWPERWPLAGLWRWPKVGPGTRCKLGLAALLGALFLLYLLCRRRPEAVTV is encoded by the exons ATGGGGTTGAATACAGTTACCTGCAGAAAACAG GTAATCATGGGAGGACGGAAGATGCcaagagatgaagaaaatgcCTATG GTTTCCAGGAGTCCAGGTCCGCCCTGCAGGAGCGCAGGCTGCGCCTCCTCCTGGCAGGGAGGTCGGGGACCGGGAAGAGCGCCACGGGCAACACCATCCTCCAGCGGAAGCACTTCCTCTCCAGGCTCGCGGCCACGGCGGTGACGAGCGCCTGCGCCACGGGGAGCTGCCGCTGGGCCTCGTGGGACGTGGAAGTCCTCGACACCCCCGACCTCTTCAGCCCCGAGGTCGCCCAGGCAGACCCGGGCTTCGAGGAGAGAGGCCGCTGCTACCTGCTGTCGGCCCCGGGGCCCCACGCCGTGCTCCTGGTGACCCAGCTCGGCCGCTTCACCGCCCAGGACCTGCGGGCCTGGCGCGGGGTGAAGGCGCTCTTCGGGGCGGGCATCGCGGCGCGCACCATCGTGGTCTTCACCCGcagggaggacctggagggggGCTCGCTGCAGCAGTACGTGCGCGACACCGACAACCGCGCGCTCCGGGAGCTGGTGGCCGAGTGCGGGGGCCGCTGCTGCGCCTTCGACAACCAAGCGGCCGACGGGGAGCGGGAGGCGCAGGTCCGGGAGCTGATGAGGCTGGTGGAGGAGCTGGTGAGGGACCACGGCGGCGCCCCCTACACCAACGACGTGTACCGCCTGGCGCAGACCCTGGGCGGGCTGAGCCCCGAGGAGAGGCTGCGCAGGGTGGCGGAGCGACTGACTGCCCGTGCGCCGTCGTGGCCGGAGCGCTGGCCTCTGGCTGGGCTGTGGCGGTGGCCCAAGGTGGGGCCGGGGACCCGGTGTAAGCTGGGCCTGGCCGCCCTGCTGGGTGCCCTGTTCCTGCTGTACCTGCTCTGCAGGCGCCGGCCCGAGGCGGTGACGGTGTGA
- the LOC105615131 gene encoding GTPase IMAP family member 5-like: MEGLQRSRYGTMAEGGIEHQGFEPSSSLRIILVGKTGSGRSATGNSILCQPVFESKLGAQSVTRKCQRATGMWNGRSILVVDTPPIFEAGAQDQEMYENIGACYLLSVPGPHVLLLVTQLGRFTEQDVVAATRVKEVFGVGAERHMVILFTHKEDLAGGSLDEYVANTDNLRLRSLVRECGRRCSGRWGVVPMEKVRGTTWTRYGCRLQSKSKA, from the exons ATGGAAGGGCTTCAGAGGAGCAGATACGGAACCATGGCTGAAG gTGGAATAGAACATCAGGGCTTTGAACCTTCCTCCTCGTTGAGGATCATCCTGGTAGGGAAAACAGGCAGTGGGAGAAGTGCCACTGGAAACAGCATCCTCTGCCAGCCCGTGTTTGAGTCCAAGCTGGGGGCCCAGTCGGTGACCAGGAAGTGTCAGAGGGCAACAGGCATGTGGAATGGGAGGAGCATCCTGGTGGTGGACACGCCCCCCATCTTCGAGGCTGGGGCCCAGGATCAAGAGATGTATGAGAATATCGGAGCCTGTTACCTGCTGTCGGTGCCAGGGCCCCACGTGCTGCTGCTGGTGACCCAGCTGGGGCGCTTCACCGAGCAGGACGTGGTGGCTGCGACCAGGGTGAAGGAGGTCTTTGGGGTAGGAGCCGAGAGACACATGGTCATCCTCTTCACTCACAAGGAGGACTTGGCGGGCGGATCCTTGGATGAGTATGTGGCAAACACAGACAACCtcaggctgaggagcctggtccGGGAGTGCGGGCGGAG ATGCTCCGGCAGATGGGGGGTGGTGCCCATGGAGAAGGTCAGAGGCACTACCTGGACAAGGTACGGCTGCAGGTTGCAAAGCAAAAGCAAGGCCTGA
- the LOC101102142 gene encoding GTPase IMAP family member 5-like, protein MEGLRQGGGDSCTTGGGGESLNPGSSTLRIILVGKTGSGRSATGNSILCQPVFESKLGAQSVTRKCQRATGMWNGRTILVVDTPPIFEAGTQDQEVYENIGACYLLSVPGPHVLLLVTQLGRFTEQDVVAVTRVKEVFGAGAERYMVILFTHKEDLEGGSLDEYVANTDNLRLRSLVRKCGSRYCAFNNRASGDEQREQLAELMAVIEGLEREHQGAFLTNELFFDAQRLQQMRGGAHGEGQRHYLDKVWLQVAKQKQDLKKARRNWAFKTVFRLRAWMVVNYELCVCLVWCSLLFLLILLIILYHL, encoded by the exons ATGGAAGGGCTTCGGCAGGGTGGAGGAGACAGCTGCACCACAG GTGGAGGAGGAGAGAGCTTAAATCCAGGATCATCTACATTGAGGATCATCCTGGTAGGGAAAACAGGCAGTGGGAGAAGTGCCACTGGGAACAGCATCCTCTGCCAGCCCGTGTTTGAGTCCAAGCTGGGGGCCCAGTCGGTGACCAGGAAGTGTCAGAGGGCAACAGGCATGTGGAATGGGAGGACCATCCTGGTGGTGGACACGCCCCCCATCTTCGAGGCCGGGACCCAGGATCAAGAGGTGTATGAGAATATCGGAGCCTGTTACCTGCTGTCAGTGCCAGGGCCCCACGTGCTGCTGCTGGTGACCCAGCTGGGGCGCTTCACCGAGCAGGACGTGGTGGCCGTGACCAGGGTGAAGGAGGTCTTTGGGGCAGGAGCCGAGAGATACATGGTCATCTTGTTCACCCACAAGGAAGACTTAGAGGGTGGATCCTTGGATGAGTACGTGGCAAACACAGACAACCtcaggctgaggagcctggtccGGAAGTGCGGGTCGAGATACTGCGCCTTCAACAACCGGGCCTCCGGGGATGAGCAGAGAGAGCAGCTGGCCGAGCTGATGGCCGTGATCGAGGGGCTGGAGCGGGAGCACCAGGGCGCCTTCCTCACCAATGAGCTCTTCTTTGATGCACAGAGGCTCCAGCAGATGAGGGGTGGCGCCCATGGAGAAGGTCAGAGGCACTACCTGGACAAGGTATGGCTGCAGGTTGCaaagcaaaagcaagacctgaaAAAAGCCAGGAGAAACTGGGCCTTCAAGACAGTCTTCCGACTCAGAGCCTGGATGGTTGTGAATTATGAGCTTTGTGTTTGTCTTGTTTGGTGcagtttactttttcttcttattctacTGATCATCCTGTACCATCTTTAA
- the GIMAP1 gene encoding GTPase IMAP family member 1 isoform X2 produces the protein MGGRKMPRDEENAYGFQESRSALQERRLRLLLAGRSGTGKSATGNTILQRKHFLSRLAATAVTSACATGSCRWASWDVEVLDTPDLFSPEVAQADPGFEERGRCYLLSAPGPHAVLLVTQLGRFTAQDLRAWRGVKALFGAGIAARTIVVFTRREDLEGGSLQQYVRDTDNRALRELVAECGGRCCAFDNQAADGEREAQVRELMRLVEELVRDHGGAPYTNDVYRLAQTLGGLSPEERLRRVAERLTARAPSWPERWPLAGLWRWPKVGPGTRCKLGLAALLGALFLLYLLCRRRPEAVTV, from the exons ATGGGAGGACGGAAGATGCcaagagatgaagaaaatgcCTATG GTTTCCAGGAGTCCAGGTCCGCCCTGCAGGAGCGCAGGCTGCGCCTCCTCCTGGCAGGGAGGTCGGGGACCGGGAAGAGCGCCACGGGCAACACCATCCTCCAGCGGAAGCACTTCCTCTCCAGGCTCGCGGCCACGGCGGTGACGAGCGCCTGCGCCACGGGGAGCTGCCGCTGGGCCTCGTGGGACGTGGAAGTCCTCGACACCCCCGACCTCTTCAGCCCCGAGGTCGCCCAGGCAGACCCGGGCTTCGAGGAGAGAGGCCGCTGCTACCTGCTGTCGGCCCCGGGGCCCCACGCCGTGCTCCTGGTGACCCAGCTCGGCCGCTTCACCGCCCAGGACCTGCGGGCCTGGCGCGGGGTGAAGGCGCTCTTCGGGGCGGGCATCGCGGCGCGCACCATCGTGGTCTTCACCCGcagggaggacctggagggggGCTCGCTGCAGCAGTACGTGCGCGACACCGACAACCGCGCGCTCCGGGAGCTGGTGGCCGAGTGCGGGGGCCGCTGCTGCGCCTTCGACAACCAAGCGGCCGACGGGGAGCGGGAGGCGCAGGTCCGGGAGCTGATGAGGCTGGTGGAGGAGCTGGTGAGGGACCACGGCGGCGCCCCCTACACCAACGACGTGTACCGCCTGGCGCAGACCCTGGGCGGGCTGAGCCCCGAGGAGAGGCTGCGCAGGGTGGCGGAGCGACTGACTGCCCGTGCGCCGTCGTGGCCGGAGCGCTGGCCTCTGGCTGGGCTGTGGCGGTGGCCCAAGGTGGGGCCGGGGACCCGGTGTAAGCTGGGCCTGGCCGCCCTGCTGGGTGCCCTGTTCCTGCTGTACCTGCTCTGCAGGCGCCGGCCCGAGGCGGTGACGGTGTGA